In Ilumatobacter fluminis, the following proteins share a genomic window:
- a CDS encoding LysR family transcriptional regulator, with amino-acid sequence MVRALPDISLRQLEYLVAVAEAPTWSVAADRVGVSPSALSQGLGELERRIGVTLFEPDGRRRVLRPAARPVLDHARQVVSLTHDLVDWSDRLRAARSGRVRLGMVDVAAVEHFPHVLRRFRSDRPDVELTLSVAPSADLLDGLRDGSLDLIVCVDPPRWPGGIEVDALLDEPIVVVAPAGTTVGNPSRWGPWVVFPGDSHTRIQIMQHLAELGAPLDVAAESHQADVLRQMVELGLGWTVLPDSAVTADLARGPVLFDRRLVLARRAGSVHDPAADALADALRSA; translated from the coding sequence GTGGTCCGAGCGCTCCCCGACATCTCCCTTCGCCAGCTCGAGTACCTCGTCGCGGTTGCCGAGGCACCCACCTGGTCGGTCGCCGCCGATCGGGTCGGGGTGAGTCCGTCGGCGCTCAGCCAGGGACTCGGTGAGCTCGAGCGGCGCATCGGCGTCACACTGTTCGAGCCCGACGGTCGTCGCCGGGTGCTGCGCCCGGCGGCGCGACCGGTGCTCGACCACGCCCGACAGGTGGTGTCGCTGACCCACGATCTCGTCGACTGGTCCGATCGACTCCGGGCAGCACGATCGGGTCGGGTGCGTCTCGGCATGGTCGACGTGGCCGCCGTCGAGCACTTCCCGCACGTCCTGCGGCGGTTCCGGAGCGACCGGCCCGACGTGGAGCTGACCCTGTCGGTGGCGCCGTCGGCCGATCTGCTCGACGGCTTGCGTGACGGATCGCTCGACCTGATCGTGTGCGTCGATCCACCGCGATGGCCGGGCGGTATCGAGGTCGACGCCTTGCTCGACGAACCGATCGTCGTCGTCGCACCGGCCGGTACGACCGTCGGCAACCCGTCGCGCTGGGGGCCCTGGGTCGTGTTCCCGGGCGACTCGCACACGCGGATCCAGATCATGCAGCACCTCGCCGAGCTTGGCGCCCCGCTCGACGTCGCCGCCGAATCGCACCAGGCCGACGTGCTCCGCCAGATGGTCGAGCTCGGACTGGGCTGGACGGTTCTGCCGGACTCGGCCGTCACCGCCGACCTCGCTCGCGGGCCCGTTTTGTTCGACCGGCGTCTCGTGCTGGCCCGACGTGCCGGTTCCGTGCACGATCCGGCCGCCGACGCCCTGGCCGACGCGCTCCGCTCGGCCTGA
- a CDS encoding LLM class flavin-dependent oxidoreductase — MQLGVHIGQQNLSMDELRDVWRRADAAGADWISVWDHLYEAPPAGGTIDHFEAVACLGALAAETTNARLGCLVFYVGYRNPGLLAKAAVTIDHISGGRFELGIGAGWHEWEAAAYGYDFPPVGRRLDMLDEAAGLLTSYFTNDRTTHEGEYFRASDASMLPGPVRGHLPIWVGGVGEKRTLRMAAQYADGWNAAYVSPAEYRRLNGVLDEHATKLDRDPSTIERSINLMFDLGKDEAELETQWGAMWSRVREGSLHGSVEQASERIAEYRDAGAGLVNVALRAPVDHDLLDAYLTEIAPALRTS, encoded by the coding sequence ATGCAGCTCGGCGTGCACATCGGTCAGCAGAACCTCTCGATGGACGAACTCCGCGACGTGTGGCGTCGCGCCGACGCAGCGGGCGCCGACTGGATCTCGGTGTGGGACCACCTCTACGAGGCCCCGCCGGCAGGCGGCACGATCGATCACTTCGAGGCCGTGGCGTGTCTCGGCGCGTTGGCCGCAGAGACGACGAACGCTCGGCTCGGATGCCTCGTGTTCTACGTGGGGTACCGCAACCCGGGTCTGCTCGCCAAGGCCGCGGTCACGATCGATCACATCTCGGGCGGCCGGTTCGAGCTCGGGATCGGCGCCGGCTGGCACGAATGGGAGGCGGCCGCATACGGCTACGACTTCCCGCCCGTCGGTCGGCGGCTCGACATGCTCGACGAAGCGGCAGGATTGCTCACGAGCTACTTCACGAACGATCGAACCACCCACGAGGGCGAGTACTTCCGGGCATCGGACGCGTCGATGCTGCCGGGCCCGGTGCGCGGCCACCTGCCGATCTGGGTCGGCGGCGTGGGCGAGAAGCGGACACTGCGCATGGCGGCGCAGTATGCAGACGGCTGGAACGCCGCCTACGTGTCGCCCGCCGAGTACCGCCGCCTGAACGGCGTGCTCGACGAGCACGCCACGAAGCTCGACCGGGATCCGTCGACGATCGAGCGGTCGATCAACCTGATGTTCGACCTCGGCAAGGACGAGGCCGAACTCGAGACGCAGTGGGGTGCGATGTGGAGCCGTGTCCGTGAGGGATCGCTCCACGGCAGCGTCGAGCAGGCGAGCGAACGGATCGCCGAATACCGTGACGCCGGAGCCGGACTCGTCAACGTTGCGCTGCGGGCGCCGGTCGACCACGACCTCCTCGACGCCTACCTCACCGAGATCGCACCCGCCCTGCGGACGTCCTGA